ATCCAAAATCGAATGACTAATGACCAACCTTTCGTAGATTTACGCAAATATGACCAATCTTGGTTTGATCGGGGACGGCCAAGTTGGTATGTTTTATTATGGTGGCTTGTACAAGCGATCGCTTTTCCCCTCACTCCTCAACCATTAAATATTCTCCGTTGCGCTCTACTACGACTATTTGGCGCTAATATCGGCAAAGGCGTATTAATTCGACCTACCGCCCGCTTTACCTATCCTTGGAAAGTTACCATTGGCAACTATAGTTGGATTGGAGATAACGTAGTTTTATACAGCCTCGATCGGGTTAACATTGGTGAACACTGTGTAGTTTCTCAAAAAAGTTACCTCTGTACTGGTAGTCATGATATTCAAGACCCTGCCTTTGGGTTGAAAACAGCAAGTATCACTATTAATAATGGAGCATGGCTAGCAGCAGATTGTTTCATAGGGCCGGGAGTGCAAATCGGTGCTAATGCTGTGATTGGCGCTCGTAGTACTGTTTTAACTAGTATGCCTTCTGGACAGGTTTGTTGGGGAAGCCCCTGTCGTCCTAAAACGGTTCGGATAAAAAATACTCAGTAGAGAAGGCGATTTATCGCGTCTCTTGCCTTAACCGAACAGTATTGAGTCCTGTATTTTGTACCTAAATTATACCGTTTCTTTGTGAAGCTGCATATATTTACCCCCCGGCTACGCCGTCCCCCCGATGTGTTGGGGGGACTTATTATGTGCATCTTCATAAAGAACTGGTATTACTTCCAAAGTGCTGTAATTATGAATTACCCATTAAGTGGTTCAAGGTTACTATAAGGAGGATCAGTATTTTGATCTACAAAATTCTTTGCAGCAGCCAAGAGATAGTCATAATAAGCACGAGCGACGATAGATAGCTGCTTCCCTGCGGGGTAAACCATGTACCAATTTCGCTGAATGGGGAAGTGTTGGACATCTAAAATGCTAAAGTCTGAGACATCTGATAGTAAAGTATGACGAGATAAAACCGAAATTCCTAAACCACCTGCGATCGCTTGTTTAATTGCTTCGTTACTTCCCAACTCTAGCTTGACTTTTACTGTCACCCCTTGTTCTTCAAATAGGCTTTGGACGGCACGACGAGTTCCTGAACCTGGTTCTCGCATAATAAAAGGTTGGTTTGACAGGCGTTGGATCGGAATATTTTTCTCCTTGGATAACGGATGATTAATCGGTGCAAAGACTATCAAAGGATTTTCTAAAAATGCTTCGCAATTCACATCCATATTGTCTGGAACTTGACTCATAATATATAAGTCGTCCAGATTCTGACTCATCCGTTCCAAAATTTGTTCGTGATTCGTTACTTGCAGAGAGATATCAATCCCTGGATAAAGTTCGCAAAACGGCCCTAACAAACGTGGGATAAAATATTTTGCTGTTGTAATCACTGCCAAGCGTAATTGTCCCTGTTTTAGCCCTTTTAAATCTGCCACCTTCATTTCATACTGGGCTATATTTTCAAAAATCTGCCGACAAGTGGCAAATAATTCTCGTCCTGCCTCGGTGAGATACAACCGCTTCCCCACTTGCTCAAATAATGGCAACCCTACCGATTTTGTAAGTTGCTTAATCTGCATAGAAACGGTAGGTTGGGTGAGAAACAATTCCTCAGCAGCGCGAGTAAAGCTACTGTGTCGTGCCGCCGCCTCGAATACCTTTAACTGGTGCAGCGTCGCTTGCTTCAAAGGTGCTTCTCCTATATATAGCTATTCATCGATATATAATCAGTATTACTGAACAGTTGCAACTGCGATAGTAATACTTACAGAAAGTTACGAGTTTTATTATAGATAAAACTCTATTACTTCTATTAAAATAAAGGTATTTTATTTATGGATTTAAGAAGCTATTATCAGAACAACAAAAAAAGCGTAAGATCCCTTCCACTTCTTCCCGATGAATGATGATTTTCCCAAATTCATCTATCATCATTCATCATTCCATAATTCTTCGGCAATTTTTGTAGGTAACTTGGTTAAATCTGGTAATCTGAGTACCTCAATTTCAGCAACTTGTTCTTTATCTTTAATATTCACTGGTAAGTTTAAAGGTTGGTGTTTTTCTATCCAGCAGCTTGCTAATGGTAAGGTTTGCTCCATTTCGTCTAGTGGTCGGGGAATTACCATCACTGCATTTAATTCTCCAATGCGTTCTGCTTCAAACATTCCCGCTTCCACTGCTACCGCCACATTTGCTACGGAACCACGAATAATAGCTGTACACAAACCCCCACCAATTTTTTCGTAGGCTGCTAAATGAACATCAGCAGCTTTGAGCATGGCATCACACGCGCCTACCATCGCCGGAAATCCTCGTGTTTCTACCAAACCAATTGCTTGATTACTTAGACGGCTGTAATTGCCCTCTTCCATCAATTTAGTAAAACGGGTTGTGATGGGAAGTACTATATCTAGGTTGGGATAAGGACGGGGAATTACTAAGCTAGAAACCAACTGACCAAATTGTTCAGCCGTTTGGACACCAGATTCTACCGCTAGACGTACGTCAGCAATTCCACCCCGGACGATCGCAGTACAATAACCACCACCTATTTTTTCATACCCAACTAGATGGACTCCTGCTGATTTCAGCATCATATCCGCCGTTCCAACGATCGCGGGAAAACTGCGGGTAGAAACTAAACCCAAAGCAGTGTCCTGAAAGGTTTCATGACTACTCGCTCCCTCGATGGTATTCATAGACCGTTGATTAGATGTTTCCATTATGAACTTTCCCAGATAATCATAAAGCCGACAACTTACAATTAACACTTACTCAGACTAATCGTCAGAGTTTGGGTCGCTCAAGGATTGTCTATGGGGAAACAATGTAGTCAACAGTCTGTGTATGCTCCCTTGTCCATAAATTTGAGTGCCGAAACCGTTAGGGGATTCTGTAGTTAGCTGATTGGAGTCTGAATCCTGTTTTATAGACTCTTGGGCGGGTTCTTGCGAGGGGGGTTCAACATCCTTGGGTGCTTCCTCTACAGGGGGAGGCTGGCTTTCTGGAGTGGCGGGAGATTTAAAATAAGAAATCGACTTATTTTGTTTGAAATCCACAAAAGCCGCAGCTGAGAAGTTAGTTGAGGAAGTTACCTTTTCCTTAACTCCCCCTGAGCCATTTTCCTCTTCTTTTTGCGGTGGCGGACTTGTAGAAGCTGGGTTATTTGTAGATGGTTCCGGCTGATTTGTTTGAGCAATCTGCCGACTAGTGTCTCCTAAAATCGAACCAGGTGGAACTACTTGTCCAGGTTCAACTGAATAGTTAAAAACTGTTGTTGCTGAACCAATACAAGCATTTGCTCCAATTTTGCCCTTGCCAACCATCAAAAAACCGGCTCCCAGATTTGCCCCTGCTTCTACCTCTAGAGTTCCTTCATGGACTTGGAGAATTGCTCCCATCCCAATACAGACCCCTGGGCCAATGACGATCTTGCTGTTTTCAGCCGCTTGGAGGATGACCCCAGGTGCAAGTACTGCGCTTGGATGAATAGTCACCTCACCACTAATGTAAGAATCAAAATTATTGCTGAGGCGCAGTGACAGCACAGACATGAAAATTTTAACCTCGGAAGCCGGAATGGGGATGAAGAGGGGGGAGGCAGAGGAGGCAGGGGAGGCAGGGGAGGCAAGGGGAGCAGGGGAGGCAGGGGAAGACGAATTATTGATTAATGCCTAATGCCTAATGCCTAATGCCCAATGCCCAATGCCCAATGCCCAATGCCCCATTCCCCACTTACTGCTATGGTCTTTGAATGATCGTTTCTAATACCCGCCGCTTGGCTTTGGGTTCAATACCAATTAAGCGCACATATTCCCCTTGGAATTCGCCAAGGTGTTTTTCTACGGCTGCGATCGCTTCTCTTTCTGAGGAGGCTTGAATATGACCTGTACTAGTCCACGAACCAGTACGAAACCGTCGTTGGTCTACGTGTTCAATGCTAATTTTATAGCCGCCAGCCAGTAATTGCCGGAGTTGGTCTACTACTTCAGTACTCAACCGGGTACTGGTAGCTGTTGCTGTTGCCGTAGCAGTACCAGATCCTCCACTGCTAGTAAATGATGATTTCTGACTACCAGAGGTAGCTACTTGACCATTTGGACGTTGAATAATGGTTTCTAATACCCGCCGTTTAGCTTTGGCATCAATGCCGATTAAACGCACATACTCACCTGGATGGCTGGCTATACATTCTTCCAAAGCGGAGATTACTTGATTGCTGGAAGTTGCATCAATTGGCTTACAGCTAGTCCAGGAACCAGTACGGAAGCGGCGCTCATCTACGTGTTCTACGCCTATTTTGTAACCACCTGCCAAAAGTTGACGGATTTGGTCTAGAGTTTCGCCATTGACTTTGCCACTGCTAGAGCCGCTACCGTTACCGTTACCATTGCTGTAGCTGCCATTGCTATGACTACTATTAGGAGCTTTAAAGCTGGTAGCTGGTTTGGCATCATCATCCGGGCGTTGGATGATGTTCTCTAACACACGTCGTCTACCTTTGTCAATGCCAAATAGTCGGACATACTCCCCGCTATGGTCTCTTACACAGCTTTCTAATGCTGCGATCGCTTCACCGAGGGATCTCGGTTCGATTGGTTGGCAGCTAGTCCAAGAACCCGTGCGGAACCGTCTTTTGTCTACGTGTTCTGTACCAATCTTATACCCTTGTTCCAATAGATAGCGTAACTGATCTATTGTTTCTGCACCCAAGCTATTGCTCGCCACTTCACTACTCCTTTCCAACTCTAAAACAGTAATACCATTACCTGTATAAGATTTAGCAATTTCATCCCGAATGGGTGCTATACATTTGCTATCCGCAGCACAAAGATAACCAGCCCGTAGCGCCTGATTAATTCCAACCACATGATGAGCAAATTCCTTATCTTGATCTTGCACATCTGGCAAGCGGTCAGCTTGCTGCTGGCTAGTAATTATCGCTCCCGAAGGTACATACTTACCTGGGGGAATTTCTACGTCTTGAATCAAAGCGTGCATCATCACGATGCAACCTGCGCCTACCCTGGCATTAAACACCGTCGAGCGAAAGCCAATGAAGGAATTATCCCCTACATAAGCTGGCCCGTGAATTAGAGCCATGTGGGTAATGCAAGTATTCTTACCTACCCATACTGAGTATTTTTCTTGGTCATCGCCAATCACTCGACC
This Nostoc sp. KVJ3 DNA region includes the following protein-coding sequences:
- a CDS encoding ribulose bisphosphate carboxylase small subunit, encoding MAVRSTAAPPTPWSRNLAEPDIHKTAFVHSFSNLIGDVRIGANVIVAPGTTIRADEGTPFYLGENTNIQDGVVIHGLEQGRVIGDDQEKYSVWVGKNTCITHMALIHGPAYVGDNSFIGFRSTVFNARVGAGCIVMMHALIQDVEIPPGKYVPSGAIITSQQQADRLPDVQDQDKEFAHHVVGINQALRAGYLCAADSKCIAPIRDEIAKSYTGNGITVLELERSSEVASNSLGAETIDQLRYLLEQGYKIGTEHVDKRRFRTGSWTSCQPIEPRSLGEAIAALESCVRDHSGEYVRLFGIDKGRRRVLENIIQRPDDDAKPATSFKAPNSSHSNGSYSNGNGNGSGSSSGKVNGETLDQIRQLLAGGYKIGVEHVDERRFRTGSWTSCKPIDATSSNQVISALEECIASHPGEYVRLIGIDAKAKRRVLETIIQRPNGQVATSGSQKSSFTSSGGSGTATATATATSTRLSTEVVDQLRQLLAGGYKISIEHVDQRRFRTGSWTSTGHIQASSEREAIAAVEKHLGEFQGEYVRLIGIEPKAKRRVLETIIQRP
- a CDS encoding transferase, giving the protein MSVLSLRLSNNFDSYISGEVTIHPSAVLAPGVILQAAENSKIVIGPGVCIGMGAILQVHEGTLEVEAGANLGAGFLMVGKGKIGANACIGSATTVFNYSVEPGQVVPPGSILGDTSRQIAQTNQPEPSTNNPASTSPPPQKEEENGSGGVKEKVTSSTNFSAAAFVDFKQNKSISYFKSPATPESQPPPVEEAPKDVEPPSQEPAQESIKQDSDSNQLTTESPNGFGTQIYGQGSIHRLLTTLFPHRQSLSDPNSDD
- the hpsU gene encoding hormogonium polysaccharide biosynthesis acetyltransferase HpsU; the encoded protein is MTNDQPFVDLRKYDQSWFDRGRPSWYVLLWWLVQAIAFPLTPQPLNILRCALLRLFGANIGKGVLIRPTARFTYPWKVTIGNYSWIGDNVVLYSLDRVNIGEHCVVSQKSYLCTGSHDIQDPAFGLKTASITINNGAWLAADCFIGPGVQIGANAVIGARSTVLTSMPSGQVCWGSPCRPKTVRIKNTQ
- a CDS encoding BMC domain-containing protein — encoded protein: METSNQRSMNTIEGASSHETFQDTALGLVSTRSFPAIVGTADMMLKSAGVHLVGYEKIGGGYCTAIVRGGIADVRLAVESGVQTAEQFGQLVSSLVIPRPYPNLDIVLPITTRFTKLMEEGNYSRLSNQAIGLVETRGFPAMVGACDAMLKAADVHLAAYEKIGGGLCTAIIRGSVANVAVAVEAGMFEAERIGELNAVMVIPRPLDEMEQTLPLASCWIEKHQPLNLPVNIKDKEQVAEIEVLRLPDLTKLPTKIAEELWNDE
- a CDS encoding LysR family transcriptional regulator gives rise to the protein MKQATLHQLKVFEAAARHSSFTRAAEELFLTQPTVSMQIKQLTKSVGLPLFEQVGKRLYLTEAGRELFATCRQIFENIAQYEMKVADLKGLKQGQLRLAVITTAKYFIPRLLGPFCELYPGIDISLQVTNHEQILERMSQNLDDLYIMSQVPDNMDVNCEAFLENPLIVFAPINHPLSKEKNIPIQRLSNQPFIMREPGSGTRRAVQSLFEEQGVTVKVKLELGSNEAIKQAIAGGLGISVLSRHTLLSDVSDFSILDVQHFPIQRNWYMVYPAGKQLSIVARAYYDYLLAAAKNFVDQNTDPPYSNLEPLNG